In one window of Falco cherrug isolate bFalChe1 chromosome 10, bFalChe1.pri, whole genome shotgun sequence DNA:
- the PHLDA2 gene encoding pleckstrin homology-like domain family A member 2, translated as MKMQAEVIREGELEKRSDSLFQLWKKKLVVLTKDSLSLFPDGHKRAKGKELGFGSILKVDCVERTGKYIYFTIVTKDRKEIDFRCPDQSCWNASITMALIDFQNKRAIQDFKSRQEMEQAAGAQERRLARAP; from the coding sequence ATGAAGATGCAAGCCGAGGTGATCCGCGAGGGCGAGCTGGAGAAGCGGAGCGACAGCCTTTTCCAGCTGTGGAAGAAGAAGCTGGTGGTGCTGACCAAGGACAGCCTCAGCCTCTTCCCCGACGGGCACAAGCGGGCCAAGGGCAAGGAGCTGGGCTTCGGCTCCATCCTCAAGGTGGACTGCGTGGAGCGCACGGGCAAGTACATCTACTTCACCATCGTCACCAAGGACCGCAAGGAGATTGACTTTCGGTGCCCGgaccagagctgctggaacGCTTCCATCACCATGGCCCTCATCGACTTCCAGAACAAGCGGGCCATCCAGGACTTCAAGAGCCGACAGGAGATGGAGCAGGCGGCGGGCGCCCAGGAGCGGCGGCTGGCCCGGGCGCCCTGa